A DNA window from Sediminitomix flava contains the following coding sequences:
- a CDS encoding SGNH/GDSL hydrolase family protein translates to MKKAFYYLFLLFSSLVFGCAEIDAPSPSARGENVTLDFTNYIAIGNSLTAGFSDGALYLEAQETSFPAILAERFQTVGLEGFEQPLMPEGNGANGLTEGNGLAGHISLNGFDESTGAPILGVLPPSANPYEKVSNTETLNNYGVPGLRVSEINIPGLGINTELGNPFFFRMISSDDAMSTYQQVVVEKDPTFFTCWLGSNDILGYASSGGVDGIEGNAEGRTGLTPISDFENAYNAFIDALIADEETQGVLLNLPSVMATPLFTTVPWNGLPLDAATANVANLALASILDPQIETQAIVTTVIPSVVDQLVQGGQLSEDDSAAYIADYTAAYIENPEDPQPEGGWDTNIVDATTAGVNQVIASDEFQTTLAQQIAGLKALGFYPDFVEGANPLIAIDETSPTGFRNLVEGELVLLTASSKLSLLAQVIAEGIASGSLSLEDILPALLTDENFLNLEEVENVNTFTEAYNQVIENKAMDENLVLLDINSILNDIVENPVSQDGLTLSTDFISGGLFSLDGTHLTPRGYSFLANEVIRTLNLGFGVRIPSVSISQYRGVIFPNN, encoded by the coding sequence GAAATTCACTGACAGCGGGGTTTTCTGATGGCGCTTTATATCTAGAGGCACAAGAGACTAGCTTCCCCGCTATTTTAGCAGAACGTTTTCAAACGGTAGGTCTGGAAGGCTTTGAACAACCATTGATGCCAGAAGGAAATGGGGCAAATGGATTAACTGAAGGAAATGGTTTAGCTGGACATATTAGCTTAAATGGATTTGATGAAAGTACTGGTGCTCCAATACTAGGTGTTTTACCTCCAAGTGCTAATCCTTATGAGAAGGTAAGTAATACAGAAACGCTTAATAACTATGGTGTACCAGGTTTGAGAGTCTCTGAAATAAATATTCCTGGTCTAGGTATAAATACAGAATTAGGAAACCCGTTCTTTTTCCGAATGATTTCAAGTGATGATGCAATGAGCACTTATCAGCAAGTAGTCGTGGAGAAAGACCCTACATTTTTTACGTGTTGGTTAGGGAGTAATGATATCTTGGGTTACGCTTCCTCTGGCGGTGTTGATGGAATAGAAGGCAATGCTGAAGGAAGAACAGGCCTGACACCGATCAGTGATTTTGAGAATGCTTATAATGCATTCATAGATGCACTTATTGCAGATGAAGAAACACAAGGGGTATTATTAAACCTTCCAAGTGTTATGGCTACCCCTCTTTTTACAACAGTTCCTTGGAATGGTTTGCCTCTAGATGCAGCTACCGCCAATGTTGCTAATTTAGCTTTAGCAAGTATTTTAGACCCTCAAATTGAAACACAAGCTATTGTAACTACTGTAATTCCATCGGTTGTTGATCAGCTTGTACAAGGTGGGCAATTATCTGAAGATGATTCTGCGGCTTATATTGCAGATTATACCGCAGCATATATAGAAAACCCAGAAGATCCACAACCTGAAGGAGGCTGGGACACAAATATAGTAGATGCAACAACAGCAGGGGTAAATCAAGTTATTGCTTCAGATGAGTTTCAAACAACGTTAGCACAGCAAATCGCAGGGTTGAAAGCTTTAGGTTTTTATCCTGATTTTGTAGAAGGAGCTAATCCTTTAATTGCAATTGATGAAACGAGTCCTACTGGATTTAGAAATTTAGTAGAAGGGGAGTTAGTATTGCTTACAGCTTCCTCAAAGTTGAGCTTATTGGCACAAGTAATTGCAGAAGGTATCGCTAGTGGTTCGCTAAGCCTTGAAGATATTTTACCTGCTTTATTAACAGATGAAAACTTTCTGAATTTAGAAGAAGTAGAGAATGTGAATACTTTTACAGAAGCCTATAATCAGGTTATAGAGAATAAAGCAATGGATGAAAATCTAGTTTTATTAGATATCAATTCCATTCTTAATGATATAGTGGAAAACCCTGTCTCACAAGATGGCTTAACGCTCTCTACAGATTTTATAAGTGGAGGCCTATTTTCTTTGGATGGCACTCATTTAACTCCTAGAGGCTATTCTTTTTTAGCCAATGAAGTGATTAGGACATTGAATCTAGGGTTTGGTGTTCGAATACCTTCTGTCAGTATTTCTCAGTATCGTGGTGTTATTTTTCCAAATAATTAA